The following nucleotide sequence is from Excalfactoria chinensis isolate bCotChi1 chromosome 12, bCotChi1.hap2, whole genome shotgun sequence.
tgttttctccaaCCCTCCAGGAAGCTACAGCGCTCAGAAAGAAATGGATCTTAGCACAATGACTGGCAGCTCATTTTTGGTACGCAGTAGCTATATTCATTTACCCTTAGATGACTGAGACACCCTGAATTTGGGGATATCCACTGCTGCTCACACCTTCTAGGCAGGCCTTTCTTTAGCTTTCTGTGAGTGAtgtgctttggcttttctttgaTGAAGGATGTAGAACACGACAATGAGCAGCGTGTTGTCAGAAGTAGCTGCAGTGTGCTGATGAGTTCTCTTAAGAAAAATTGGAATTCTGGTGGGGAGAGTGAAGGGAGAGCTTCTTAGAGTAGGGGTTTTAGAAAGCAACCATCCATTTATCTGAGGATGAAATGGGATTTGCAAGAAACCCCAGGCCAAGAAGATGCGGTGTCTCGTGTTCCTTACATACAGGGAAATGTTTTGCATTGggagagaaactgaaatgttttctcttcagCCTTCATTCCCATAGCTGTTTCAAATACTCTTCCCTTTTTGCTTTATCATGTTGTTGGAGGCCTGTTTGTTTACAGCATGAAGTGTTGCTTCTATTGCCATGTTTACCCTATTAAAATCTGAATGCTTATAATTATGGAGATAACTTCCTTTTGTGTTGAACTCCAGGTATGAAATACAGGGAACCCACTGAAACTAATCAGAAGAGTATGGGAATATAGAATTCAGTGTTTGCAATATAAGATAACCACAACTGGGAACTCAGCAGTATGGTTTCATTGTCTTGGCTTGTTCTTGCATTCAAAGTCTTTGcatttcttggttttttttttctttctttccttttttttttttttcccctttattttctttttaatttaggAGAGCAGTGGGTCTGCGAGAACAGACTACAGAGCCATTCAGCTggccaagaaaagaaaacagaaagggaatgGGAGCAGCACAGGTGAGAAGACATGGTGTTAAATGTGCTAAACACAGCTATAAAAGGGTTTGGCAATGAAATTGGAACTGGTATCTGAGTACACTTTCAAGTACCATATCCATTTATTGGTAGTTAAAATAACTACCATAACTTAACTACCATAACTATGCACGCGGTGTGCCGCCTGTTAACTGTGGAACATCAAATTCATAGTAAAGAAATCTTCACCTTATGTTACAAAGTTTGTTATAAAGGTAATATCCCTCCACCCTTTCAtctgcttttgattttgttattaaaagcaacaacagaaaaaggacTGTCTTGCTTTCCATTGTTCATGTGTTTGATCCTACCTTGTGGGTTCTCTTCTGTATAGATAATGAAGAGATCAGCTggatttgctttgcttcttctttttgcTTAGTAACAACGTCTGTGCCATGTCAAggaatttatttcagatttatttcttcatttatctaGGAATACTCAAACCTCTCTGTTACATTGAAACCTTTTAGAGAGCAAGGTGATCTTTGAGTTACCATTTCAGAtgtgttgcctttctttttaagtaaaagCTGTCTGATGTGGATTTGTCAGCTGAGAAGCGATGGGTGTTTCACTGTGCTTGGGGACAATCTCAGGTGTCTGAATTACATCTGCCCCTTGGTGCTGTGATGGAAAATCTGTTCTGGTTTATATATGGTTTAGTTCTGGCTGCCTGTTGTATCTGCTAGCTCTGTAAAAGAGAAGGTGGTAATTGTTAAGGTAAGTGAGGTAACTAGTTCTGAATTGAGTGCTGTGACACGCTGTTCTTGATGTAATCTGTACTGGTTCGTGTTGGCTGGTTCAGTGAGACATCATGCAGAAAGAGAGCTGCTTTATGAGGCTTAGTTCTAAGCGTGCTTGTGTCATGTGCATGTACTCAGTGCTGGTACATTTGTTTATATGGGTGGTTGCATTAAATCTGCACCTGTTTCTGAAATGGACACAGAACATTCCTGCTTCCTTTCTTACTCTGATCTGCTGGCAGTCAGCTTCTCACCAGCTGCTGTCACCTTAATGCCACGATGTGATTCTCACAGTGATCAGAAGTCTTGTATTTCTCATTAGTTTAACTAGGCTCCATAAGCACTGTAGAGGGAagtttggttttaaaatgaagttacCCGAgccttttatttactttagatTAAAAGCAGACAAACGGATGACAGGATTTTATCCGTTACATTGGTTTTTGTTTAGCTTGGTGGCTTTCAGCTTGAAGTGTAAAGCTGGTTCATCCTACCCGTCACATTTCCTTCTGGAAGTAGATGAGCTTCACTAtgatttattactattattattattatgaattgggaaaaaaaatgttgtacgTAATTTCTCaggaaacaaatagaaaaataaaagatggaaaatgcaATTTCACTTCCCATTTCCTTTCTATAGCTGTGCAAATGTGGCGGCATTTCTGTGCTACCAGAGGGGAGAGCCCTACGCTTAGCAGTTTGTGGCGTGGTTTTATGGCATTCATGTTTTTACATGACAGCTACTCAGCAGTCGGGAGTTCATTGGCTTTTTTTAGCTATCAGATGGTGCTTAATTACCTTGTGCTGTTCTGGGCATATCCCACGTAGTGCCGTGAGTGGTGCAGGGTAAATGATTGCATAAAATTGAAAAACACGAGCAAGAAACTTTGGCAAATTGCTTCTGACCACCTAAATATtgaacttatttatttttttaagggaCACCTGGCTCTGgtcagaggaaaagcaaaggtgGTAAAGTAAGCCCCACCACTTTCTCATCGTCTGCTCCCAGTGGCCGGCTGGGTGGCAACATTGTTCTGCCAAACGGAGGGCTGACAATAAGGGACCCTGCAACGGGAGCACAGTATGTGCAAATTCAGCTTCTTCAGGTGAGCACTGAGGGAGGAAGCATCCCCTTACCTTCTCTGTTATTCTAACTGGCACATGTGTAGAAGAACCTAAACATGTACTCCTCTGGATGGGAATCTGAGATCTTCGGTGTGTACTCTTCAGAGTACACTTGCCCACACTCACGGAAAGCTTATAAGAAAAGTGGCTTTAGAGAGGTCTGGGAAAGGGACAATAGGTTGTGTACTGAATAAGGTTTGAATTTAAGTGGTAGTTAGGATTTCTCTTATCTTTGTGGGTGTAGGCCTTACACTAGTACAGTGCAGTGCCTTTATCAGTTTAAGTCTCTGAGGTTGAGTGGAATTTATTGTGCTGAAATGCTTCAGTCTTCTAATTGCATCACATTGCTGCTTTTACAGGATGATCCCTCAGGAGAGGGAGATTTGCCCTTTCAGCTGAGCTCTCAGTCCTCCTCATCACATTCTCAGCTCACAGTGGATTTACCTGTTCACATACTTCAGGTACAGCATGTCAGAGCCGCTGGGTTTTATGGCCTTGCTTGAAAAGTGAATAATTCATTCTGAACACTGATGTTCTCCTTAATGGAAACACCTTGTTTTCTATTAGAAGTTCAGATTTAAttgcaggaagcagagaagtGTATTGCAAGGCTTATCTTGTGTGTTTTACCAACCTTTGACATGTTACAGCGGTTGCTTTTTTTTACCTCTGTTAGTGAGTAATGAATAACAAGATGTTACTCATTTATTATTGGAGCGCCCCATCCTTGTTATCCTTATCCTATCCTGCAGATACTGAGCAGGTCAAGAGAGAGTTATCAGAACTGATAAGTGTGTGAGTGCAGGAAGAATGggaagtgagaaaacaaaaccttgatCCTCGATGTCAGAGAGGTGTCTGCTTGGGAATGGGAAAGCTTTGGGGAACAATTCAAACAACTCAGAACGTTTCTCTGATCTTGGATTAACGTCAGGATGTTCTTACTGATAAGCATTAAGAGGTGAAAGTACTGGACTTCTTTactggttggtttgttttttgtttcaacaGGAACCACACAATTCTGCTGAAGACGATGCAGGTTCTGATAACTCTCAGTTCACTGGAAGCACAATAAACTTACAGGATCTGGAATGACAGTTAATAAGGACAGTTACTTGAAAAACCAATTGGGCAATCATGTCTCAACCAAATGAGAGAACTCTGTGGGTCTTTTTCTGAGGAAGATAGGAAAACTAGGAGTACTGGGTTATGGTTGCGTTCTTTGCGGTTTGCTAAAGACAGTTACAGCCGAAAGGTTTTCTTAACGAGTGTAAATCCTACTCGATGTGCCTGTGTAGTGCAGATAACCCATCTGCATGATGGCTACAGCCTGACGCAGGCTGCTGTACAGTGTTGTTTCAGGGAGAAATACTCGATTCAACTTCAAGCTGAGGTGATATTTACTGTTCTCACAGGAAAGCAAGTATTCTGCAGCTAACAGAAGCTTATCATCCTGCCTACGATGATAGCTCAGACTTTCCTAACAGGTATTTTACACACAGGTGCACGCAGGTTGTTCTAGCTGCCGTGTTTTGGCAGAAAACTGGAATCAAGTGCCACATGTAACAAAGCTGATGCCCTACACCGTGAAAACAGAatgttcttggttttgttttagcaaGCTAGATTCTAAATGTTAACTTAGCTGTGAATCAGTTTGTAGCTCATGTTGagtttctccctttccttcttccctcacCCCAAATACTCTGCTGAATTCTTCCAGCAAAACTTGAGAGAGAAACGCAATAGAATTGTACTCACTGTAAGTGATGAGCTAAGACTCCAGCAGTGTTTGAGAGAGGTTACTTTGATCTTTGTGTTCCCTTTTTTGGGAGGGATTTTTGACCGTCACGTAAATTTAAGCACCTTGATTATGTCTCATCTACGAACTGCTGCCAAGTTGCTTGTAAACTGGCCATTACcttcttatttttatatattttattattattattgaactCTGTCAACACTTGTTCTTTAATGATATCCCACGGTATCACATGCATGTGGAGTTTCCGGCTGGTTTACAGAATATGCAATTGTTAAAGTGTTgtgggaggggaagaagagCTGTAAGTAAGATCTGCCCCACTGCAAACCTGCCATTTCTAATGGTGGGCAGGAGGGTGTACGTACTGAACTTATCTGGACTGCAGACACCTAAGTAAGTATAGAATTGTATGTTGGGGGGGGAAATCAAAACAccctttgtttgcattttaagaTAGTAATTAAGGGTTTCTCATGGTGGTGTACTAAATGCCTATAAAATGACGTATAGGAATTTGATAAGAGGGTGTATGTAATTTTTTCATTCTCAGTgagctgtgtgtgtatgcacGTATGTGTCTTTCTTTTACAAAGTAAGGTATGTCACGCAGAAGAACGTTGTGATCTTTCTAATCTtgcacatatttatttattttacagttataCTGATGTCGAATTCACATGAGGTcattcagaaaagcttttacttCCTGTGCCTTTTGAACTATGTATgtgtccagaaaaaaaatgcttttttttggtTGATGACttaatgggggggaaaaaaagaagtatgcAGGTTACATTCAAGTTGAGATCCCGATTTCTAGACAGTATTTTATCCTCTGGTTGaaccagttttatttttctatcttcTGTTTAACTATCTGAGCATTGAGGTCTCTGTTCCTTTCATCCTGAGTTTACAGCTTATGCCCAGGGACTCTCGTTACCCTCTCTGGTGGGGTTTCCAAACCAAACTCACTGGTAGGGGGAGATCTTCTATTTGATGGCTGTGACCACAACATAGGATCCTCTCCTGGGAGGTAGGAAGGTTGAGGAGGAATCGTGCTGAAGGGACTACTGGTTCTTGCTGTAGCGCTCACCGTGCTCTCTCTCTAAAAGCTGATATTCCTCAAGCTCCCAATGCCTGTGTTATTCTGCTCTCAAGGACCATACCAGTTCTTAATGTAAGACAGTGGCCAAGGAACACTCCATCTTTTTATGGGACTTGCAGCTTAATCTTTCTACTTCTGAAAATGTACCTCACTCAGCTTTGTAAATGAATGTAAAGTGCTAACCTCTTGGGGCTGACAATTGGATCACATGGCTTAAAGTCCATTGCTGGCAATGGATGCCTGAAGAACTACTGGTGCAAAAGGgttaataaagcttttttttttcttatggtcAGTTTGTCCCTGGGTATTGTTCTTTATGTGGATGCATCTGACATAAAACTAACAGTCAGTGGCTTCGTTTCTGTAGAgcttgtttttttaactttgcTTGTATCTTCACAGTAGTGGGGTGGAGTCCACCAACCCATCCTTCAGATTAAGGCAGAGACTTCACTTTTCACCTGGTTTGTGGTTATAATAAATGGTAAGTGTTTGGCTTAGTTGTGCCATGGCAAAATTGTTAACCAAGACACTGTTCAGGTTGGTAGGGATAGAGCTATTCACATCAgcaactgaaagagaaaagcactgtTGCTAGCAGGAGCCAAAGAAGCAGAATAagagcattttatttccttagtTAAGCAAAGCAATCAGTAGTTGCCTCACACTGGCTCCTTTCCTTTGGGTCTTGGGGTAGGAGGAGTTTCATGAGGCTATGAAGTTTTCACACTACAAACAGCCCAGGCTCAGACAGGAGCTACAGAAACCTTTTTCATGAGTAATATCAACCCTATGTTACGTAGTAGAAGCTGTGCTGTCAAGTGAAATAGTACAGtagttcttctttttccttatcaCTTTGTTCCtggctgtgctttttcttttccttcctgacaGGTGGACTGGAGCGGAACATCAGCCTTCTGGTggtctgcagagaaagaagcGGCACATTGTTAGAGCAGCACCATGAACCACATGTGCTGTAGGGCTTTCTTGCTGCTGGGGCCATGCTCTTTGCTGGCTGTTTTCATGGCAGGGTTAAGTCCCTCCCCCCTTTAATGTCTGGTGTTTGGGTGCCCCATTGTCCTTGAAGTGGGCTGCAGAGGTGAGGTGTGTTTATATGGATCACTGCACTTACCTTTTTCTGTACAATTGCCTGTGCTCTCTCCAGGGCCCGTTGcagtttttcctcctgcagTTGCTTCTGCCgttgttctttttcctccttcagcctTTTGAAGGGAGTAAAAAAAAGGAGGTTGGAATGTGTGCAGTTATAGCAGTTTGCTTTAGATCCATTCCTTGTCTAACTGTGAGACCACTGGAATGCAGTGGTTTGGATATAGACAATGCTGGATTTTAAACAATCtttgaaggtttttgttttggtggcaGGCAGGGGCCAAGGTTTGGTCAGATTCCTTCACAGATTCTTCCATCCTCAGAGCAGAATAAGTGTGTGTTGCTTCatcgaatcacagaatcattacaATTAGGAAGGGCCCTTAAAGGCCATCAGTCCAGCTCCTgtgcaataaacagggacacccggagctccatcaggtgctcagagcccatccagcctgacctcgagTGTCTCCAGGGCCATGTTTCTTTTGTAAGTGAAGAGTGTAAAATCATTCACAGAATGTAGGGAGGAAGTGTCGCATCCTTTCCACCATAAAGGTGAAGAAAGACTCAGAGAAAGAAGTAGAAGGAAAATGTCACTTGGGCTTTAAATTCTCAAACTAATTTTCTTGTAATGAATCTGATTCACCCTTGGATGACCAGATACAGTCAGTTCCCCATTCATGTCTTTGCTGTTTGCATGGGAACTTCCATTTGTGTAACAGAGCCAATGGTAACGTCTAGCAACTTAAATTAGTTGTGTTAATTGTCTCCTGTTTTAATCAAGAAGTACAATTTGAACTGTACAGGTCTGCAGAAGAAACATCTGAAAGCTGGCCTTGCTTACAGGTGCCCTATATACTTAAACAGAGGAGTCACTTGTTGTTCAATGACTTCAAATTTCATTAATTCAAACTATCTTCTTAAAACTATGGTTCTCATTGAATTTgcacagaagacattttcttcttccagatcTTGCCCTCCCATTCACAATACAGGCACCTTCAGGCTCTCCTAATACAGctctgggctgctgcttgctgagctGCAAGCACTGGGAGTGTGAAGCTCTCAGAGGGCTAAATTGGGATATGGCAGTCCCCTGGGCTTTCAGATTACTGTTAATGTTTCCTAAGTTGATCTGACAAACTTGGCTATTTCAGGGGCTTTGATTTTTGATTGTCAGTAGTTAAAAATGGAGGTCTCTCATTTCTAGGAGTTCTTGTCTTACCTCATTCTCCgttctttctttttggctttttcaaTCTCCGCTATCTTTGCGGCTGGGATTCTTTCCAGGTGGTCCAGTAACTCAATGAGCTTTATTTCTATCGCTGCCAGCATCTCCACTGTCTCCATGCCTTCCCCGCTTTCTCCGATGCAGTGACCATAGATCTCCCGCACCTTTTTTCCCAAGCTTGCAAGCATTTTATCCTAGAGAATAGAGGAGATACAGTGAGATGCACCAGCTGGATCCTGCCTGGTTAGAGCTGCTATATCCCTCtaaaagaacagagaagggaACTAGAATGCTTTCTCTTAGAACTTGATTGTTTGCTTCTGAGCTCAGCAGTGCCTGGGATGGATGGCtcaatgaggagcagctcattGTCATGCTATCCCACTTTACCTCGACTTTGGGGCGTACCTGAACATCCGCTTTGTGCTCTGAGGAAAAGTCTTCAACTTTGAGCTTCAGGTCTGCTGCTCTCTCTTCCAATTTGGCGACACTAGATTTCAAGGTGAGCGAAGCTTCTTTCAGCTGTGCTTGCTCCTCATCCCTGGGTAGGAAGAGAGAGGAGCTGTTTGGTAAACGGTGTCCACAAAACATATGGTTTCTCTGTTGCTTCCAGCCAGGCTGTCCTTGCTGCTGCCGGTAGGTGGAAGCATCACTACACTCCATTTCTGGTCGACTTTACCTCGGCTCGGAGAGCAAAAGGAGATGGGCTTTTTCTAGGGTAGCAGTTAGGGTGTGTGGGGGGAGAGGGTGCACAGGTTAAGTAATGGTCTGGGTTTTGTGACGAGTCAGTGTGGGAAgcagatttcatttaaaagcacTCACTTCAAATGAGAGGCACTTCAAATGAGAATAGGTGTGTCTACCTGCCATAGAAATACTGCTCTGCAATCACACTTGGGTGAAGGGTTTGACTCAAAACAGGCGCTGGTCTGGATCTCTCAGGATGAGCTTTGTTTCTGCCTTTGATCCTTCCTTAGGAGAATTACACCATCCTTCATGGCATACATCCCCCTGCAGAATACTACATGCACCAGCCTGTGCCTTCAGGGCTGTGCACCGAGCTGTGAATACACAGCTTCTGATAAGAAAGGAATTCTTTACAGtaaggtggtgaggcacaggcagcccacagaggtggtggtgccccatccctggaggcagccaaggtcaggctggttgggctctgagcacctgatggagctgtgggtgtccctgtgcattgcaggggggttggaccagatggtctttaagggaCCCTTCGAACTCAAAGGACTGCACAGGGACCCCCTTCTCACCACTCATGACAGGATCTCACTCACTTCCTTTGTTGTGTGTTGATGAAGGTGTGTTGGagctcattcatttctttctctgcctcCTGGAAATTACAGAGGTAGGAAAAGTTCTGTTCCTCCATCTCCGTGAAAACAGACAGCAGTTGTTGGGGGTTGGTAAAATACAGCTCAGGCTCCTGGATTGGAAAACGATTGGAAAATCTGGGTGAGAAGAATGAGAGAAATGTCCTCTGGTACCTCTGCTTACTGGTGTTATTTGTGGCTTTTTCCCAGCAGAACAATCAGGCACAGCCTCCAAAAGCTGCTATGCGACCCCAATTAAATATGCTTACTTAAGGGATGTTACTGAGCAGACCCTGGCCTAGCTTAAAGAAGTCCTGTTGTGCGGCAGAGTGGCTCCCTGGTTTCTTATGGCAGTGGCTATGGGTGCTGAAAGGTGTTTTGCACCTgctaatttttttctcctttactcCTGTAACCTTCTCTCCAGGGCCAAGCCTATTTCTGAAGGCTCACCTCCTTACAGACAGGGGTGGTGAGATTTGTCCTCTGCAGCCAATGTGGTGAactcaagaaaagcaaatggtaAGGCTCATTTCAGGCTGCgttttggggaggaaaaagtGTTGCGAGCATCTGGGTGAGAAATCCTCTCCTTTGGGtataaaatgaaaagttcaCTAATCACAACACCTCCTGTTGAGGGAAATCAGTAACGCTAATATGTGACACAGGACAAAGTTAAATATTTCAGCGTAAGGCTTCTGACCTCATCTTCATCCGAGCAGATTTCACTCTCTTGATCCTCCGATGAATATCTGCAAAAGCATTTTGTGTTATCAGGCCCTTAGAGAAATGACAACTCAGAGGAGACCTTGTTAATACATCATGAGCACGGCAAGCTGCCAATGCTGACACCTGCAAGCAGCCTCTGGCTCCAGCTGCAGGTAACTGGCAGCTTCCCGTATTGGCTGTTTGGTGCTGGGCAGCCCCTACAGCATTCACAAGTTTGGCTCCTCTTGCCTGTGGGCTGCTGAGGGGTCAATAGGAGCTGCCTTCTTACTCCACAGGAGGGGTGAAAACCTTGATTTGTGTCCCCTTAGTGCCAGGCCCATTTATGTCTGCATTGATGCTGCCATGTGGCAGCAGCCCAATAGTGGTTTTGTGTGAGGGATGGGCCTGCCTATGGTACGGATGCCTTTTAGTGGGTGATGTCTACTGTGTCCGAACAGGTAACTGTGACCAACAGTGGGGACAAGTAACTCAGCCATAAACAGGGCATGGAAAAGCTTTGCTCCAGGATGGTGCCAGGTTCTACCTTGAGGAGTAAGTTTCCTCTGTACCAAACTAAGTTTgttgtggttggttttttttggttggagttttttttgtgtgtgtgtgtgtcaagTACTTACATACTTTCTTCTGTGAGACGTTTCAGGAGGTTTTTGATCTGTGGTTTGGTCCCAGGTGATAAACCTGAGTTCAAACCTTCTGCAGGCATCGGAGAAATTGGCACATCTATACCACTCATGGTCACATCCTGGTCTGGACACAAAAAGAGGTGGATACTTGGAGTGTGAGGCTGCCCCACAGAGGAGtgggcagctctgctgtagTACTTACCCTCCTCTGAGGCACTTTCTTTGTCAGCTGTGGATGCTGTTTTCAATTGCTTTCCGTGCTTTTTTTCATATTCCTCCTGCCATTCTTTTGGAGATAGCTGATAGAGGAAGTCTTTGTACATCCTGTACTCTCGCAGAGAGTTCTCAAATCTGGTTATATCGCTGGGGTGGGAAAAGTGGGCAGTTTGTTAGCAGGGAGGAAAGCCCCTGTTTGAGCAGGTCCTTTATAACCCTTGACACTCAACTACACCCAGAGAAGGGACAGGGAGCTCTTGTTCTCATGGGCACATAAATGTAAACCTCTCTGCTGCAGGCGCTGGTAAAGGCTGGGCAGGGATAGCATGTGATTCTTACCTTTGGAGGCTCATTATTTGGGAACCAATTGAGTGGATCTCtactattttctttgcttttgctgaagaTTCTCTTTCGGCACTagaggaaaaatacagcaaaatgagCCACAAAACAGTTTAGCAGTAAGCAGGTAGTGAGCTGAGATGCATATAACACAGATGGGGAGGAACCCTAAAAATCTCTCTATTGCAGGTACAGATGTACCATTAGTGACACTTGTCTGAAGACACTTTGCCTGAAGGCCTTGCCTTGGCAAAGGGAGCACAGGGTCCCAGCAGCACTTTTCCAGGTCAGGGTGTTCTTAATTTGGCTGTTGCTAAGCATCactttctgctctgcctttgtgtAATGAGCCAAAGTGCTCAGCTTGCTTTGTTCTGGGGACTGTTCCTGCTGCCAGAGGTTAGGGAGAAGAGTCTGTTATCAGTGTTGTGAGACTTGGTGGGAACAACGATGGATTCTTCACTAAAGATAAACTGAAGGCTTCAGTAATGAGGGGATTCCCCAGCTACTGGCTCCTTCCTCTCAATGAATGTGTGGAGAGAAAATGCTACCAGGGCTCTGGGAAAACCCAGACACAGGGAATCTGAGGTTGGATGCTATCCAAAACCCTCTGGGGATCATCAagcaaaaaaatctttgttCAATACAAAAGAGTTACTCAGCTTCCATTACATTTTCAGGGCTTGAACAGAGCTTTTATGGTTCTCCTTCAGGAACTCATCAAATATGGCAGCATCTTTCTCCAGGTTACGTTCAGccttttccagctttctttcctctctcttcgCTATGTTCTCCAGCTTTTGAATCTCTTGTCTCTTAACTGCTATGGCATACTGAAATGAACCCAAAAGATAACACAGTCACGTTGACTGGCTGATACTGAAGGCATGTTGGTTTGGCTTTGTTCTTGGTTGCCTTCTTGCTTTATAGTTGTTGGCAGAGGGTAATGACTCAAACCAAGACACGTCTTAGTGCAAACTAGGTACATAGAGGCCAGGAGATTTTTCAGAAGTAACACAACAGATAAGCAGTGATTGAGATAATTCAGCAGTGTATTAGCACAACAATAGAGATGAATAATGGGGATATTCCAACATTATTTTGATTTCATAATGGCACTTATGGATAAATTACATGAGTAGAGCAAAAGCCAAAAGGTCAGTATGTGGATGTATTTTGCAAATTAAGGGGGAAATAACTGGATGGCAGCCACTGGGTGGTGGGAATGACCTGTTTCATTTCTTAGTGGATTGATGGTCTATAGACCATACGTGTCTTTAACGCAGGGCTTGGACAATTGGTTAATGAGATCTGATGAATGCCCTGCTGCTGTGACCTCTAGGCAATGGGtctcatgaaaacaaacaaaaacccaaggCAACTCTGAAGGACAATTAAATGAGCAGAGAGTAACATTCTTAAAGAAATCCAAGTACCTCCAGCAAAAATATCTCTCTTCTGTCATTTATGTAGTCACGGaaagtttctttttctaatgGATAATCTGAAATGGAGACAACAAATTCAATAGACTACAGGGAGAAATATGGTCATGCAGAGAAGAGTGAATATGATAGCAGATAATGTGGTTGGCATTGAAACTAGAAAAACTGATTACTTTATTACCATTTTGACATTGGTTTGAATCAGTTTCAAAAGGAGTCTCTGTATAAACAGGTAGAATTGAGTGGTGAATCTTGTCCTTACAAAGATCGAGTTTGTTTCTCTAGACATTAATGGCAAAACTATTCCTCTATCAGAGGCAGAAAACTACAGACTCGTGTCCACCAAAATCCAGCTACAGGTCAGCTTGATACAAGGTCCTGGCGAGCTCTCATCTGACTTGTGTGCTGTATCCCAGGGCT
It contains:
- the CFAP100 gene encoding cilia- and flagella-associated protein 100, with amino-acid sequence MSVLSSNHSALSQETHSTHSAETTSESAVSSACEESVCESLSPKPGMETDLVSEFQEEDEESIYRNPFTVPPDIDIFVIRSKERKKAKAEREKMKTMKIHEKMTCSFKNKAKEKGVRKALQKEEEEENRKQATDEDRLKALQECLSWKIAIKKDYPLEKETFRDYINDRREIFLLEYAIAVKRQEIQKLENIAKREERKLEKAERNLEKDAAIFDEFLKENHKSSVQALKIAERESSAKAKKIVEIHSIGSQIMSLQSDITRFENSLREYRMYKDFLYQLSPKEWQEEYEKKHGKQLKTASTADKESASEEDQDVTMSGIDVPISPMPAEGLNSGLSPGTKPQIKNLLKRLTEESIYSSEDQESEICSDEDEEPELYFTNPQQLLSVFTEMEEQNFSYLCNFQEAEKEMNELQHTFINTQQRKDEEQAQLKEASLTLKSSVAKLEERAADLKLKVEDFSSEHKADVQDKMLASLGKKVREIYGHCIGESGEGMETVEMLAAIEIKLIELLDHLERIPAAKIAEIEKAKKKERRMRLKEEKEQRQKQLQEEKLQRALERAQAIVQKKTTRRLMFRSSPPVRKEKKKHSQEQSDKEKEELLYYFT